Genomic segment of Alligator mississippiensis isolate rAllMis1 chromosome 6, rAllMis1, whole genome shotgun sequence:
GCCTGGCATTTCATGTTCTCCTCTTCAAAGACAACTGCACCCATTGTGCTCAACATACTTTGAGGATGGCTGCATGAGTTGGGAGGATCCAGCTAATAATCACAGACCATGTGAAACCCAGCGTAGGGAAATTAGTGCAATTCACACAGACTGAGGGTGTGATACAGCCCCATTCAGACACCCAGCCCAGGCCAATGCACCACCCATTCCCACTCAGCAGAAGTGTGTTGTTGTTCCAGGCTGGAGTCAGATATATTAGGGCCTTCCTGGAACATAGGTTGTGCAACTGGGTTTGGGCAAGGGCGACTGCCATCCTAGAGCACCAAGTGCCAGATAGAGAGGTCCTGAGCCCTGACCCCATCACTAGCTTTCCAGTGTCCTTGGGCTTCATCTTAATCCTCTCTTATGGCTCTGATGAGCAGGTGAGCACAAGGGAAGGTATAGCATTGGCATTGATCTCTGCTGGATGGTAGCTGAGGTCAAGAGAGAGTAGGGTTTCTAGTGCCAGAGCCACAAATCAAAAGCAAATCATGCTTTTTGGACACAGCCCTGAGCAAGGGGGAGTCAGATGCTTCAGCACAACAGGAGGATTGGTGGCTTTGTCACTTGAGACTCGCCTCTGAAGCACTGTCTCTCACTCGCTCTGGGTAAGGTAGCACATTACTTCCGGTCTGTACAGGTAATAATAAATCACTAGCAGGTCTTCTCCCTGTACTAGCTTGGTTGGGCTGGCCAGAGAGTTGTTGTGGGGAAAAGAAGCCAAGGCTCTTACTTCTCCACTAGCTAAAGCACCAGACTCCTTGGGTATGTGTAGGCCACACTGAGGTCTGGGGGGCCTTATTCCCTTCTGTGCATGCATAGCTTGAGCTACGGTGTAGCCCTCAAGTCCTGACTCAGTCCAGCTCACTCCACTGTCATTGcctcccttccagctcctgctccactccccgcAGAGGACAGGATGAACTGGTCCTCACTGCAGGACCTCCTGAGTGGGGTGAACAAGTACTCCACAGCCctggggcgcatctggctctctgTGGTCTTTGTCTTCCGCTTCCTGGTCTACGTGGTAGCGGCGGAGCAGGTGTGGGCTGATGACCAGCGGGACTTTGAGTGCAACACTCTCCAGCCCGGCTGCACCAATGTCTGCTATGACCATTTCTTCCCCATCTCACACATCCGCCTCTGGGCCCTGCAGCTCATCTTCGtcacctgcccttccctcctgGTGACCATGCACGTGGCTTACCGGGAAGGCCGGAAGCAGAAGCGTAGGAAGACAGGAGCAGGGAAGAACAGCCAGCAGCTCCATCTCAACCCAGGCAAGAAGCGGGGAGGCCTGTGGTGGACTTACCTGCTCAGCCTGGTCTTCAAGGCTTCCACAGATGCAGCTTTCCTCTACATCTTCCACCGGCTCTACACCAACTTCGACATGCCTCGAGTCATGGAATGCTCTGTGCCACCTTGCCCTCATGTGGTCGACTGCTTCATCGCAAGGCCCACCGAGAAGAAACTCTTCACCTACTTCATGGTGGCCACCGCTACCCTGTGCATTGTCCTCAACCTCTGTGAGATATCCTACCTGGTTGCCAAGAGGTGCCGGGAGCTTGCCACCCAGCACCAGACCAAGGGGCTCCCTAGCAAGCCAGTAGAGAACGTGACTAATAGCTGGTctcattccacccaggagaagAACCAGGTTGTTAATATAACCTCCTCAGGACAGACTACATTCAGGACTGTCCACTTGATATAGGGAGGATGGTCGCACCCCTAGGAAGTGCTGGTGACTGGAGAAGTTTGCCCTACCTGCATTCAGGATCTGCAGTGCAGGTGTCATCAACTCATTTACCTTTCCAGTGGCCTCAGTGCCCCTGTACTCACCAAAGTGCCATTCTGCATCTTGCAGGATTTCACAGTAAAGTCAGCTTTGAAGAAAAGATAGCAATGCAGTTACAGGCTTGGCAGAATAAGCTCTCTAAGGGCTCCATCCAGTGCTCACTGAAACCAAGATCACACTTGGATGTGACACATACACTGACAAATAGCAGAACCATTCAGAGTCTTGCAGACATCTATCTTTTCAATggcaaaacaatttttttaaaaacttcccCCCACaaatgttttccatttcctgGGCAGTTCCAATCAGTAGTCTGAAAGGGGTTAATCAAAGTGTGGCACGTGTTGTAGGCGTGCGGCAGACATGGGTGATAGGTGATGGTTTAAGCACATTGGTGGAAGAGGGCTGAGCAGTTCAAAGACCCATCTGTAAGCATCCTATTGAACTTCTGAAGTCTATAACTCTTGATGAACCATTTATTCAACTACCTATGGATCATTTAGCAATTCTTTTTATAAACTATTTATAAATACATCCGTCATATCAAGTCCTTCCTgcagagtctttccattgacttcaagaaGCATTAGGTTTTGGTGCTTGATATGTAACTCAAAGCAGCTGATAAAATAGCATCTCATAGTTGACTGCAATAGGGACTGCTGATACATCTTTGTACAGCTCTCCTTCTTGGTTTACGCTTGACGTTCTCTGTACCTGTCTCTTATCCTATGAGGGAGTTTGGGGGTTTCTTCATGAACAGAAGATGGTGCAAAATCTGCATCACAGAGCCTCACCgcagagctcagagacacctcTCCACATAAGAAacgcctgcccagaagagcattccagCTATATAcccctctgtgaaatatgaaacatcataaccagaaggaaatgcGACTACATCCTGCTTcccaccaaacaactttgaggtaaacagactattccaacttttctctgagcctaacctgcataGAAAATTAACTGGTCCAGACAGGAGATTCGGCCACACCTTCGACTCGCCTATGAAATaggaactttcatttctacccaggaaaacttttacaatcttttctccgatgcctgaagaaggatgtttgtgcctgaaagcttgcaatgaaggcttttttttttttttttgcaaaaatctagttggtttaataaaagatatcacctctaccatgagtcctgattgctttttcctctagaccaataaggctacaacctggataccgaGGCAAACTAGGCCCTGAGCGGTGGGGTCTCCGCGGCGGTAGCATGAATGGcccatccacctcccttcccttcccttcccctcccctccactggccTTGTCGGCATCATGACTGCTTCCTCGCAGAggctctgagccctgctccccatgggcagcagcaccagggtggagaagggggtctcaagtttgtttgcctagggcccactaacgggttaatctggccctgcttgATCACCTGTGTTTGGTTGTGACCTCTTTGGAAAATCAGAGCACAGAACCTATTTGGAACATGCCCCCTAACCGTCCACAGGTGGTATGTCAAATAGCTCCTCGTCTCACGGCAGGTTTGTTGTAACAACAAAATGCCTGGAAGCAGCAGCCCACTCTCATCAGTCATGATAAAAGCCATTCGCACAAACAGCACGGAGCCAGCAAGTAGGGCGGATGCATAAACGAATTGCAGTGGTATTCAACCCACATTGGTTTTGTTCCTCTCTTCGTTGCTGAATTTCTCTTTGCTGATCTATGCTGAGGATCTGGCCGGACCTCTTTTCTGTAGTGAGCCCTGCCCTTCTGGTGTTCctaaaacagaaaaggaaaggagaggaaaTGAAGTCTCACTGCGGAGGGAAGAGAGCGAGGATCTTAGAGATGATTTGGTGATATCTCTGTTTTTGGGTGCCCAACTCAAGGTGCCACCAAAGGTTTTCAGAGGATGGGGATTCTCTGAATATCACGTCCTTTTAAAGTGCTTCCAGCTGGGCCCTTGAAATCACAGATTCCTCCAAAAAACCCTTGGCCCCAGTATGCAGGAAGTTGTCCCTACTCTGTAGACCCactctttcctcccctgccctatCTCACCTTTGTCATCTTCCACCTGCTATATCACGTCTTAAACTGGAACCATCTTACGTCAGGAACTGCACTTTTCTCCCTGTGCTGGGAACACACAATTCACGTAGAGATAAAAATGAATTTCAGGAGCGAAAGCGATGCAGAAATGACCTAGATTTGACCCAGTTACACTTGGCTTGAATTGTCCCTGCAATCTGCCACCAGCTCCAGAGGCCCTTGGATTCTGCCATCTGTTTGCGAGTGCCGCATCTCCAGCACGGTAAAGAATCTGACAGCAATTCCTTTGCTAGGAGGATGTGGGATTCTGCTGGGTTTTAGGGTGGCAGCTTGGCAGTTTTGAGCACAGTTATCTTCCCGGTTTTCATGCCAGGCTTTATTTTTAGGGATACTAATTAATAATGCCGTAAAAAACTAATTGGGAGCTTCATGGCGTGTTTGTTTTTGCAATCTGAAATGACAAAACAAGTGCAAACAAATGCTAATGTGGGAGTTTGTACAGCCGGAGGACTTGATGGGGTGTGAAATGGTTTAAAAcaaggatattaaaaaaataaaattaagctaAAATGGACAAGAGCTACAAAGATAGAGCTCACAAGCCCAGCAATACTCATAGCCACACTGAATTCTTATGAGTAGTATAATATTGGGCAATGCCCATCCTGATCTCTATTTCCAGTCATAAATAATGGAGGTGCTGTGTAAaggaagcttgcttaataataaTGATCTACTAAGCTTTTAGGGCTTGTGGCAAAGCTAGTGTTCACTCCCATGGGAATCAAGATGGGAAACAAGGTGACTGACACAGCAGGAGTGTCATTTCCAGAAAAGGTCAGATCTCAGAGCGGGTCATTCAGGTCTGCAAAGAGATCAACCCAAGCAAAGTGCTGCTTAAGCCCGATGGAAAAGATGTAGGTGCAGATTGGGCGTGATTTTCCCCAAGTAATGCAAATCTTCCTGGAAATGACACTCCTGTTATGTGGGTCACCTTGTTTCCCACCTTGATTCCCATGAAAGTGAATGCTAGCTTTGCCACAGGCCCAAAAAGCTTATTCGATAATTATTATGAAGCTAGCTTCCTTTACCAGGCATCTCCATATTTGTGACTGGAAACACAGATCAGGATGGGTGCTGCCCAATGGATTCAGAGCTTGAAACCCCAGCCCAGTCAGATCCAATGCAGAATTCTCATTAACTTCAGCAAGTCCAGGATTTCAGCCCTGGGTTTTGGCGCTGGAAAAGGTCTTCTGCAATGATCCTGTCTGACCTCTTGTATCACACGGGAGGGCCTGTTTAGAAAGACACCCCAACCTTGATCTAAAGCCTCCAAGGGACAGAGAATTGACTGCTTCCCCCCAAGAAGTTGTTCTGATGATTGATTCCACTAGCTCGGGCCGCTTTGGGCCAAGAGTGGTTTTCTAGATGGATTTGATTTGAATCTGGCTTCTAGTACCCCCTTCCCTTGCAAGCGGCGTGTGGGGCAGGCTCTGATTTGAGCGCCTGTGCTCATCACCACTGAGGTCTATGAAGCCAAGCTAACTACGACTTTATTTTGTAGCACTGCAATGATTTCTTTCCTTTATGAATGCCCTCAAGGGCTCATGCCCCTTCTTCGTGGCCCAAATGCAGCTAACTAAGCATTTCACATTTGAAGCTGGGACGTTCTCTCCTGGAGCATGTGAATGGGGGGTTTTGGGTGACCTAAATGGAGTCTTCCATTTCTGAGCCTATGATCCCATAGTTTCTGCTAAATATATTGATTAGCCATGGGTCTCCAGAGAATGCTAGACATGGACAAGGCTTGTTAGGACACTCTGGTCAGCTCTTGGCTAATTCAGGATTGTTCTTTACAGCACGTTAACTAGTGTTTGCTGTGGACCAGCGGTTGTTTCACCAACTGAGCGGCAGCAGGCATATTGCCCTGGCAAGTCAGAAAGAAATCAAGGCAGAATTCTACCTTTCCCAGGGATTAATCTCTGCAGTGTGGTCTGCACATGTGCTCAGAGCTTACTGATGGCATCAATAGGGGTTTTTAGGGTGAATGTGTGCAGAGACACTGCCCTTTCTGG
This window contains:
- the GJB4 gene encoding gap junction beta-4 protein, encoding MNWSSLQDLLSGVNKYSTALGRIWLSVVFVFRFLVYVVAAEQVWADDQRDFECNTLQPGCTNVCYDHFFPISHIRLWALQLIFVTCPSLLVTMHVAYREGRKQKRRKTGAGKNSQQLHLNPGKKRGGLWWTYLLSLVFKASTDAAFLYIFHRLYTNFDMPRVMECSVPPCPHVVDCFIARPTEKKLFTYFMVATATLCIVLNLCEISYLVAKRCRELATQHQTKGLPSKPVENVTNSWSHSTQEKNQVVNITSSGQTTFRTVHLI